From Domibacillus sp. DTU_2020_1001157_1_SI_ALB_TIR_016, a single genomic window includes:
- a CDS encoding iron ABC transporter permease: MRKRSTQTFLLNKKTAYIIALIFLAAAAFAGTAAGTIRVPFSQIAAILAHHIVGTEGNIDPSIDNIVWEIRFPRVVLAGLIGASLAIAGAAFQGLLRNPLADPYTLGVSSGASVGAVLVLFFHVSIPFLGGFTLPVVSIVTAVLTIFCVLLFAQAIERSMKLETIILTGIIFSSFLGSFISLMIALTGEELRQIINWLLGSVSMRGWPYVQLMLPFFAGGALLLLYLAPELNAMSFGEEKAKHLGVNVQRKKILVLIAGSILTGAAVAVSGTIGFIGLVVPHFVRLLIGPDHRHLLPLSMIAGGGFLIIADLAARTIISPTELPIGVITSLIGAPVFALILMNRKRKGGVA, encoded by the coding sequence TTGCGGAAGCGGTCTACCCAGACGTTTTTGCTCAATAAAAAAACGGCTTACATCATTGCGCTGATTTTTCTGGCTGCTGCCGCATTTGCCGGAACAGCAGCGGGAACGATTAGGGTACCATTTAGCCAGATTGCGGCTATTCTAGCACATCATATCGTTGGAACGGAAGGGAATATAGATCCGTCCATTGATAATATTGTATGGGAAATCCGTTTTCCCCGCGTTGTACTGGCAGGACTGATTGGGGCCTCACTGGCGATTGCGGGAGCTGCTTTTCAAGGCTTGCTCCGCAACCCGCTGGCGGATCCATATACCCTTGGCGTTTCATCGGGTGCATCGGTAGGAGCGGTTCTTGTATTGTTTTTTCATGTATCTATTCCGTTTCTGGGCGGCTTTACGCTTCCCGTTGTAAGTATAGTGACGGCTGTGCTGACGATTTTTTGTGTACTGCTGTTTGCGCAGGCCATTGAACGATCGATGAAACTTGAAACCATTATTTTAACCGGTATTATTTTCAGTTCGTTTTTAGGCTCATTTATTTCGCTCATGATTGCCCTTACGGGGGAAGAGCTCCGGCAAATCATCAATTGGCTGCTTGGCAGTGTGTCAATGCGGGGATGGCCTTATGTACAGCTGATGCTGCCGTTTTTTGCAGGAGGTGCACTCCTTCTGCTGTACTTGGCGCCAGAGTTAAACGCCATGTCATTTGGAGAAGAGAAAGCGAAACACCTGGGAGTGAATGTTCAGCGAAAGAAAATACTCGTACTGATTGCAGGTTCCATTTTAACTGGAGCGGCCGTTGCGGTATCCGGTACAATCGGATTTATCGGCCTCGTGGTTCCACATTTTGTACGGCTTTTGATCGGGCCTGACCATCGACATTTGCTGCCCTTGTCCATGATTGCCGGCGGTGGATTTTTGATTATAGCAGATCTTGCCGCCCGTACGATCATTTCACCGACAGAGCTGCCCATTGGCGTCATTACATCGCTGATTGGTGCACCGGTATTTGCACTTATTTTAATGAACCGAAAACGAAAAGGGGGCGTCGCGTGA
- a CDS encoding carbon-nitrogen family hydrolase, with protein MKIACLQMDIAFGDPGANYSRAADFLKKASEAGCELAVLPELWTTGYDLTRLNEIADRGAERAKQFLTEAAQKYGMHIVGGSVANDTGSGVKNTMIIVDKDGRLIHEYSKLHLFRLMHEEKYLIDGEEDGLFELAGEKMAGFICYDIRFPEWFRKQVVNGARVLFVPAEWPLARVDHWRTLLTARAIENQAYVIACNRSGSDPDNQFAGHSMIIGPWGEVIAEAGEAEEMLIGEIDFGAIDEIRSRIPVFEDRRTSFY; from the coding sequence ATGAAAATTGCCTGTCTGCAAATGGATATAGCGTTTGGCGACCCGGGAGCAAATTACAGCCGGGCGGCAGACTTTTTAAAAAAAGCAAGCGAAGCCGGCTGCGAGCTGGCTGTGCTGCCAGAACTTTGGACAACTGGCTATGATTTAACGCGCTTGAATGAAATTGCGGACCGCGGAGCAGAGCGGGCCAAGCAGTTTTTAACAGAGGCAGCTCAAAAATACGGCATGCACATCGTTGGCGGATCGGTTGCCAATGATACGGGCAGCGGTGTTAAAAATACAATGATTATCGTTGATAAAGACGGCCGCCTCATTCATGAATACAGCAAGCTGCACTTGTTCCGGCTTATGCATGAGGAAAAATATTTAATTGACGGCGAGGAAGATGGTTTGTTTGAGTTGGCCGGTGAAAAGATGGCTGGATTTATCTGCTATGACATTCGCTTTCCGGAATGGTTCCGTAAACAAGTTGTAAACGGCGCCCGTGTTTTATTCGTTCCTGCCGAATGGCCGCTCGCCCGTGTAGACCACTGGCGCACACTGCTCACGGCGCGCGCGATTGAAAATCAGGCTTATGTGATTGCCTGTAATCGGTCTGGTTCCGACCCTGACAATCAGTTTGCCGGGCATTCTATGATTATCGGCCCGTGGGGTGAAGTGATTGCTGAAGCAGGCGAAGCGGAGGAAATGCTTATCGGTGAAATAGATTTTGGTGCGATTGATGAAATCCGCAGCCGCATTCCTGTTTTCGAAGACAGAAGAACATCGTTTTATTAA
- the tnpA gene encoding IS200/IS605 family transposase, with the protein MSEYNRNRHARYKLTYHLVVVTKYRKKCISQNMMKRLKEITDSLFEKWNCQVIEMNGEEDHIHILFDAPPQINLVNTINSYKTVTSRYIRKEFSQELSRFYWKPYF; encoded by the coding sequence ATGAGCGAATATAACAGGAACAGACACGCCCGATACAAACTAACTTATCATTTAGTTGTTGTCACAAAATATCGAAAAAAATGTATTTCACAAAACATGATGAAACGACTGAAAGAGATCACAGACAGCCTCTTCGAAAAATGGAACTGCCAGGTAATTGAAATGAATGGCGAAGAGGATCATATACATATTTTGTTTGATGCCCCTCCTCAGATTAACTTAGTGAATACCATTAACAGCTATAAAACCGTTACATCGCGGTATATAAGAAAAGAATTCTCTCAGGAACTCTCTCGATTTTATTGGAAGCCTTATTTTTAG
- the pabC gene encoding aminodeoxychorismate lyase has product MFTYVNGQVIPNSEVRISPFDHGFLYGVGVFETFRTYDGRPFLLGEHLNRLNQSLQELHIDLQVAREEMLDILAQLEEANGWRDAYIRFNVSAGEGDIGLQTAPYQKPNVIVFQKKLAPAGPMTEKRGVWLETRRNRPEGESRLKSHHYLNNIFGKREAGSDPSIEGIFLTEDEFVAEGVVSNMFWIEKGTLYTPALQTGILGGVTRRFVMDIARDTGLRVEEGLYTPAEAEAADEVFVTNSIQEIVPLRALGEKTFPGAAGEAVQLLFKQYRSAVRQ; this is encoded by the coding sequence ATGTTCACATACGTAAATGGACAGGTTATCCCGAACAGTGAAGTGCGTATTTCTCCGTTTGACCATGGATTTTTATATGGTGTCGGCGTATTTGAAACGTTTCGCACGTATGATGGAAGGCCTTTTTTACTCGGCGAGCATCTAAACCGGCTTAATCAAAGCTTGCAGGAGCTTCATATTGATCTACAGGTTGCGCGTGAAGAAATGCTGGATATTTTAGCGCAGCTGGAAGAAGCAAACGGATGGCGTGATGCGTACATCCGGTTTAATGTGTCAGCCGGAGAAGGAGACATTGGGCTGCAGACCGCTCCGTATCAAAAACCAAATGTGATCGTGTTTCAAAAAAAGCTGGCACCTGCCGGGCCAATGACCGAAAAAAGGGGTGTTTGGCTTGAAACGAGGCGGAACCGTCCGGAAGGTGAAAGCCGGCTGAAATCCCATCATTATTTAAATAATATTTTTGGGAAAAGGGAAGCCGGGAGTGATCCTTCTATAGAAGGGATATTTTTGACCGAAGACGAGTTTGTCGCAGAAGGCGTAGTATCGAATATGTTTTGGATCGAAAAAGGAACGCTGTACACGCCAGCGCTCCAAACAGGTATTTTGGGCGGCGTTACCCGCCGATTTGTCATGGATATTGCCCGTGATACAGGTCTCCGCGTTGAGGAAGGCCTGTATACGCCGGCCGAGGCAGAAGCGGCGGACGAAGTGTTTGTAACCAATTCCATTCAAGAAATCGTACCACTGCGGGCACTTGGTGAAAAAACATTTCCGGGTGCTGCCGGCGAAGCAGTGCAGCTATTATTTAAACAGTACCGGAGTGCTGTTCGTCAGTGA
- a CDS encoding TspO/MBR family protein — translation MRIFWLNLIGFLVVVAVNSLANAVPLNGQTTGEISDKINVLFTPAGYVFSIWGFIYFLLLIWLLRGFKPSHIDRKVHVPFLFSCAFNATWIFLWHYEFLVLSTLVIIALLVSLIIIYSRIEREHFSFWDRFPFSVYLGWVSVAVMANISYTLTYYKWNGFGLSAAIWTILLIVLASVLAVTFRFAHRDPVYPLVFVWAFFGIAARNWTDEPFIAFTAVGAALIVFLSSLFSRKK, via the coding sequence GTGCGAATTTTTTGGCTTAATTTAATTGGCTTTCTTGTCGTTGTGGCCGTAAACAGCCTGGCAAACGCTGTCCCCCTTAATGGACAGACGACCGGCGAGATTTCCGACAAAATAAACGTTCTTTTCACACCGGCCGGCTATGTATTTTCGATTTGGGGATTCATTTATTTTCTGCTGCTTATTTGGCTGCTTCGGGGCTTCAAACCATCTCATATTGATCGGAAGGTTCATGTACCCTTTTTATTCAGCTGTGCCTTTAATGCAACATGGATTTTTCTTTGGCACTATGAGTTTTTGGTACTTAGCACGCTGGTGATCATCGCACTGCTCGTTTCACTTATCATCATTTATTCACGCATCGAAAGGGAACACTTTTCTTTTTGGGACCGGTTTCCATTTTCAGTTTATCTCGGCTGGGTCAGCGTGGCTGTAATGGCTAATATAAGCTATACCTTAACGTACTATAAATGGAACGGCTTTGGCCTTTCGGCTGCCATCTGGACGATTCTTCTGATTGTTTTAGCTTCTGTACTGGCTGTGACGTTTCGCTTTGCACACCGGGACCCCGTGTATCCGCTTGTGTTTGTTTGGGCCTTCTTTGGCATCGCAGCCCGAAACTGGACAGATGAGCCTTTTATCGCCTTTACAGCCGTCGGAGCCGCTTTAATTGTTTTTCTCTCTTCTCTCTTCTCCCGCAAAAAATAG
- a CDS encoding ABC transporter substrate-binding protein translates to MKKTWITLGLSAALLAGCGGGEEKTTDTAKENEPAKETAAFPVTVTGADNQKVEIEAAPKRIVTLAPSNTEIVYELGLGEEVVGVSDNDTYPEDVKNKEKVGGMEFNVEKIISLKPDLVLAHDSAGAAAETGIQQLRDAGIDVLVINNAASIDEMYQSFELIGEATGTTAEAETEVKELKAGFADLEEKASSIKEENEKSVFFEVDPTLYTAGNGTFLNEIFDMLHINNTMADQEGWPQVTEEAVIEKNPDVILLNYGGYVENAVNGVLKREGWSNVNAVKNKEVFEVNADLTSRTGPRLVEGAEAIAEAVYPDVFAQ, encoded by the coding sequence ATGAAAAAAACGTGGATCACACTTGGTCTATCAGCAGCACTCTTAGCAGGCTGCGGAGGCGGGGAAGAAAAAACGACTGATACAGCCAAAGAAAATGAGCCGGCGAAAGAAACCGCTGCTTTTCCTGTGACCGTTACAGGAGCCGACAATCAAAAAGTAGAAATTGAGGCAGCGCCTAAACGTATTGTTACACTCGCGCCGAGCAATACGGAGATTGTATATGAGCTTGGGCTGGGTGAGGAAGTTGTGGGAGTTTCGGATAATGATACATATCCTGAAGATGTTAAAAACAAAGAAAAAGTAGGCGGAATGGAGTTTAACGTTGAAAAAATCATCAGCTTAAAGCCGGATTTAGTGCTGGCGCATGATTCTGCTGGGGCTGCTGCGGAAACAGGTATTCAACAGCTTCGTGATGCTGGTATTGATGTACTTGTGATCAACAATGCAGCCAGTATTGATGAAATGTATCAATCATTTGAGCTAATTGGTGAAGCAACAGGAACAACGGCAGAAGCAGAAACAGAAGTAAAAGAATTAAAAGCTGGCTTTGCCGACCTTGAAGAAAAAGCTTCTTCTATTAAAGAAGAAAACGAAAAAAGCGTGTTCTTTGAAGTAGATCCGACCTTGTATACAGCAGGAAATGGTACGTTTTTAAATGAAATCTTCGACATGCTTCATATTAATAACACGATGGCCGACCAAGAGGGCTGGCCGCAGGTAACAGAAGAAGCGGTTATTGAAAAAAATCCAGATGTTATCCTATTAAACTATGGAGGTTATGTTGAAAACGCAGTGAATGGTGTGTTGAAGCGTGAAGGCTGGAGCAATGTAAATGCAGTAAAAAATAAAGAAGTATTTGAAGTAAATGCGGATCTTACAAGCCGGACTGGCCCGCGCCTTGTAGAAGGGGCTGAAGCCATTGCGGAAGCGGTCTACCCAGACGTTTTTGCTCAATAA
- the metA gene encoding homoserine O-acetyltransferase/O-succinyltransferase family protein yields the protein MPINIPHQLPAREVLERENIFVMDADRARTQDIRPLNILILNLMPEKEKTEAHLLRLLGNTPLQVNVSFLYTATYESKNVSKSHLEQFYITLEEAKSRRYDGLIITGAPIELMEFEAVSYWAELQEVMNWAKTNVTSTLHICWGAQAALYHHYGIGKFELPKKCSGVYEHAITDPTVKLLRGFDDVFSAPVSRHTDVSQEAIEANDELILLASSPEAGPLLIMSKDARNIMITGHLEYDATTLAEEYERDCAKGLEIDMPENYFPGNNPASRPPNKWRSHAHLLYSNWLNYYVYQETPYEWK from the coding sequence ATGCCGATTAATATACCGCATCAGCTGCCGGCACGCGAAGTGCTGGAAAGAGAAAATATATTCGTCATGGACGCGGATCGTGCCAGAACGCAGGATATTCGCCCGCTTAATATTTTAATTCTGAACTTGATGCCGGAAAAAGAAAAAACAGAAGCTCATCTTTTGCGTCTTCTTGGTAATACGCCGCTTCAAGTGAATGTCTCGTTCTTATATACGGCCACATATGAATCTAAAAACGTAAGTAAATCCCACCTCGAGCAATTTTATATTACGCTTGAAGAAGCGAAAAGCCGCCGTTATGACGGCTTGATTATTACTGGAGCGCCGATTGAGCTGATGGAGTTTGAAGCGGTCAGCTACTGGGCGGAGCTGCAGGAAGTTATGAACTGGGCAAAAACAAATGTAACGTCTACTTTGCACATTTGCTGGGGAGCACAAGCAGCGCTGTATCACCATTACGGCATCGGCAAGTTTGAACTGCCTAAAAAATGCTCTGGTGTATACGAACATGCAATCACCGATCCGACTGTAAAACTACTGCGCGGGTTTGACGATGTATTTTCGGCACCGGTTTCCCGCCACACAGATGTCAGCCAGGAAGCGATTGAGGCGAATGATGAACTGATTTTGCTCGCTTCTTCACCAGAAGCAGGCCCGCTGCTCATCATGTCAAAAGATGCGCGGAATATTATGATTACCGGACATCTTGAATACGATGCAACTACGCTAGCGGAAGAATACGAGCGTGACTGTGCGAAAGGCCTTGAGATAGACATGCCGGAAAACTACTTTCCAGGCAACAACCCTGCTAGTCGTCCGCCAAATAAATGGCGCTCTCACGCTCATTTGCTTTATTCAAACTGGCTTAACTATTACGTCTACCAGGAAACACCGTACGAATGGAAATGA
- a CDS encoding DNA topoisomerase III, giving the protein MAKSVVIAEKPSVARDIANVLKCTKKGNGFLEGDKYIVTWALGHLVTLADPEAYDNKYKTWNLEDLPMLPERMKLVVMKQTGKQFNSVKSQLVRNDVNEIIVATDAGREGELVARWIIEKAKVNKPIKRLWISSVTDKAIKDGFANLKPGKAYDNLYSSAVARSEADWYIGLNATRALTTRFNAQLNCGRVQTPTVAIIAQREEEIKHFKAQTYYGIEAQTSENLKLTWQDAKGNSRSFEKEKIDTIVKKLGSLDAVVTEIDKKKKKSFAPGLYDLTELQRDANKIFGYSAKETLNIMQKLYEQHKVLTYPRTDSRYISSDIVGTLSERLKACGVGEYRSLTNKILSKPIKASKSFVDDSKVSDHHAIIPTEDYVNFSAFTDKERKIYDLVVKRFLAVLLPAFEYEQLTLRAKIGNENFVARGKTILSNGWKEAYENRFEDDDAENDLKEQILPSIEQGDKLDVKLIVQTSGQTKPPARFNEATLLSAMENPTKYMDTQNKQLAATLKSTGGLGTVATRADIIDKLFNSFLIEKRGKDIHITSKGRQLLDLVPEELKSPTLTAEWEQKLEAIANGKLKKEVFISEMKNYTKKIVAEIKASDKKYKHDNISTKSCPDCGKPMLEVNGKKGKMLVCQDRECGHRKNVARVTNARCPQCKKKMELRGEGAGQIFTCKCGYREKLSAFEARRKKESGGKVDKRSVQKYLKQQEKDVEPINNAFADALKGIKFD; this is encoded by the coding sequence ATGGCAAAAAGTGTAGTAATCGCCGAGAAGCCCTCTGTTGCACGCGATATTGCAAATGTATTGAAGTGTACGAAAAAAGGAAATGGATTTTTAGAAGGTGATAAATATATCGTTACGTGGGCATTAGGACATTTGGTTACGCTGGCAGATCCAGAGGCTTACGATAATAAATATAAAACATGGAATTTAGAGGATCTTCCAATGCTTCCAGAACGCATGAAATTAGTTGTAATGAAGCAAACTGGAAAACAGTTTAATTCTGTTAAGAGTCAGCTCGTTAGAAATGATGTTAACGAAATAATTGTGGCTACTGATGCAGGGAGAGAGGGAGAATTAGTCGCACGCTGGATTATTGAAAAAGCAAAAGTAAATAAACCGATTAAGCGTTTATGGATTTCATCTGTAACGGATAAAGCAATAAAAGACGGCTTCGCAAACCTTAAACCTGGAAAAGCCTACGACAATTTATATTCATCGGCCGTGGCACGATCTGAAGCCGACTGGTATATCGGATTAAACGCAACACGTGCTCTAACAACGCGTTTTAACGCACAGTTAAATTGTGGACGTGTCCAAACACCAACAGTTGCGATTATTGCCCAACGTGAAGAAGAAATTAAGCATTTCAAAGCACAGACTTATTATGGCATTGAAGCACAGACATCAGAGAATTTAAAGCTGACATGGCAAGACGCAAAAGGTAACAGCCGTAGTTTCGAAAAAGAAAAAATCGATACCATTGTTAAAAAGCTTGGAAGCCTTGATGCAGTAGTTACAGAAATTGATAAAAAGAAGAAAAAATCATTTGCACCTGGCCTTTATGATTTAACAGAGCTACAACGTGACGCGAATAAGATTTTTGGCTACTCAGCAAAAGAAACGCTAAATATTATGCAAAAACTGTATGAGCAACACAAGGTATTGACATACCCTCGTACAGATTCACGCTATATCTCTTCAGACATCGTAGGAACACTTTCAGAGCGTCTTAAAGCTTGCGGGGTTGGAGAATATCGTTCTTTAACAAACAAGATCTTAAGCAAGCCTATAAAAGCTTCGAAATCATTTGTCGATGATAGTAAAGTTTCAGATCACCACGCTATTATCCCAACAGAAGATTATGTAAATTTTTCGGCTTTTACAGATAAAGAGCGTAAAATTTATGACTTAGTGGTTAAACGGTTTTTAGCTGTGTTACTCCCAGCGTTTGAATATGAACAATTAACACTTCGTGCGAAAATCGGTAATGAAAACTTTGTTGCTAGAGGGAAAACCATTTTATCAAATGGTTGGAAAGAAGCATACGAAAATCGATTTGAGGATGACGACGCAGAAAATGATTTGAAAGAACAAATTTTACCTAGCATCGAACAAGGCGATAAATTAGATGTAAAATTAATTGTGCAAACCTCAGGTCAAACAAAACCTCCTGCACGCTTTAATGAGGCGACATTACTTTCAGCCATGGAAAACCCTACAAAGTACATGGACACACAGAACAAACAGCTTGCAGCAACTTTAAAATCAACTGGTGGCTTGGGAACTGTAGCAACGCGAGCTGACATTATTGACAAGTTATTCAACTCATTCTTAATTGAAAAACGTGGTAAAGACATTCATATTACGTCAAAAGGGCGCCAGTTGCTTGATCTAGTACCAGAAGAATTAAAATCCCCTACATTAACAGCTGAATGGGAGCAAAAGCTTGAAGCAATTGCAAATGGCAAACTGAAAAAAGAAGTATTTATTTCCGAAATGAAAAATTACACTAAAAAAATCGTTGCTGAAATTAAGGCAAGCGATAAAAAATACAAGCATGACAATATCTCAACGAAATCTTGTCCAGACTGCGGGAAACCAATGCTTGAAGTAAACGGAAAAAAAGGAAAAATGCTTGTCTGCCAAGATCGTGAATGTGGTCACCGTAAAAATGTTGCACGTGTTACGAATGCTCGCTGCCCTCAATGTAAAAAGAAAATGGAACTTCGCGGTGAAGGTGCAGGTCAAATTTTCACATGTAAATGTGGATATCGCGAGAAATTGTCTGCCTTTGAAGCAAGACGCAAGAAAGAATCTGGTGGAAAAGTAGATAAACGAAGTGTGCAAAAATATTTAAAACAGCAAGAAAAAGATGTCGAACCAATAAATAATGCATTTGCAGATGCATTAAAAGGAATAAAATTTGATTAA
- the rraA gene encoding ribonuclease E activity regulator RraA, with translation MIKTADLCDHYAEELTLVGLELKSYGGKKQFHGPISTVQVFEDNVLVKQALQTIPSGHVLVVDGGGSKNCALVGDLLGAIAEERKLAGILINGCVRDTAELAKQNIGVLALGSNPFKSVKKGEGERDISVTFGGAEFVPGQYVYADEDGILIAEKPVHEK, from the coding sequence GTGATTAAAACAGCTGATTTATGTGATCATTATGCAGAAGAACTCACGCTCGTCGGACTTGAGCTGAAGTCATACGGGGGCAAAAAGCAATTTCATGGGCCTATTTCAACCGTGCAGGTATTTGAAGACAATGTACTTGTAAAGCAGGCGTTGCAGACGATTCCGTCCGGGCATGTTCTTGTAGTGGATGGAGGCGGCTCAAAAAACTGTGCACTTGTTGGCGATTTGCTTGGTGCAATTGCGGAAGAAAGAAAACTTGCAGGCATCCTTATCAATGGCTGTGTGCGTGATACAGCAGAGCTTGCTAAACAAAATATCGGTGTTTTAGCCCTCGGCAGCAACCCGTTTAAAAGTGTGAAAAAAGGCGAGGGAGAAAGGGATATTTCGGTCACATTTGGCGGCGCTGAATTTGTGCCAGGGCAATATGTGTACGCAGACGAAGATGGCATTCTGATTGCTGAAAAACCGGTACACGAAAAGTAA
- a CDS encoding anthranilate synthase component I family protein, which translates to MNIFYRKTSYTHEQFFHQYTALSKNEPHHALLESGRGGRYSFAGIQPSAIAVSAEEGLVLKKDGKEKRIAGNPVHALVSLLDERKVPRKEGLPDFQGGAIGWISYDYVRFIEDLPDHAEDDTGLPDTCFLFFDQWAAFDHHTNELFVMQLAETEEGLDEWFEAWGDPAGPVDWTSGQGTDKTDVSFPEEQFKEAVERIREYIAAGDVFQVNLSVRRARPLTVPPLAVYAALRNLNPSPYMAYIQTPDFQVVSGSPELLVKKSGQKLSTRPIAGTRSRGKDDAEDERLAKELIDNEKERAEHVMLVDLERNDLGRVSRYGSVHVDEFMVIEKYSHVMHIVSNVCGELAEKKTNADVIDAVFPGGTITGAPKVRTMEIIEELEPVRRGIYTGSIGWIGYNGDMELNIVIRTMLSAGGYGYVQAGAGIVIDSKPEYEYKESLKKAAAMLKAMELAEDAHT; encoded by the coding sequence GTGAACATTTTTTACCGAAAAACGTCATATACACATGAACAATTTTTTCACCAATATACAGCACTTTCAAAAAATGAGCCCCATCATGCACTGCTTGAAAGCGGCCGGGGCGGACGCTATAGCTTTGCGGGTATTCAGCCTTCTGCCATCGCGGTTTCCGCTGAAGAAGGACTTGTTTTAAAAAAAGATGGGAAAGAGAAGCGGATAGCCGGCAATCCGGTTCATGCGCTTGTTTCGCTTCTTGACGAACGCAAAGTACCGAGGAAGGAAGGGCTGCCGGATTTTCAAGGCGGCGCTATTGGCTGGATCAGCTATGACTATGTCCGGTTTATCGAAGATCTTCCGGATCATGCTGAGGATGATACCGGCCTGCCGGATACATGCTTTTTGTTTTTTGATCAGTGGGCGGCGTTTGATCATCACACGAATGAGCTTTTTGTGATGCAGCTTGCCGAAACGGAAGAAGGACTGGATGAGTGGTTTGAAGCATGGGGTGACCCAGCAGGACCGGTAGATTGGACATCTGGACAGGGAACGGATAAAACAGACGTTTCTTTCCCGGAAGAACAGTTTAAAGAAGCGGTTGAACGGATTCGTGAATATATTGCGGCAGGAGATGTGTTTCAGGTGAATTTATCGGTTCGCCGTGCCCGTCCCCTCACCGTACCGCCGCTTGCTGTGTACGCGGCGCTTCGCAACTTGAATCCTTCTCCTTATATGGCTTATATTCAAACACCGGACTTTCAAGTCGTTTCCGGCTCGCCGGAGCTGCTGGTGAAAAAAAGCGGACAGAAGCTGTCAACCCGGCCGATTGCCGGGACACGTTCACGCGGTAAGGATGACGCTGAGGATGAGCGTCTTGCAAAAGAGCTCATCGACAATGAAAAGGAACGAGCGGAGCACGTAATGCTTGTGGATTTGGAGCGCAATGACCTGGGCCGTGTTTCCCGCTACGGCTCTGTTCATGTGGATGAATTTATGGTCATTGAAAAGTATTCACATGTCATGCACATTGTGTCTAATGTGTGCGGAGAGCTGGCGGAAAAGAAAACAAATGCTGATGTGATTGACGCTGTTTTCCCGGGCGGAACGATTACCGGAGCGCCAAAAGTGCGGACGATGGAAATTATTGAAGAGCTTGAGCCGGTACGCCGCGGCATTTACACCGGCTCCATCGGCTGGATTGGCTATAACGGAGATATGGAACTAAACATTGTCATTCGTACCATGCTCAGTGCGGGCGGCTATGGATATGTCCAGGCCGGTGCAGGCATTGTCATTGACTCAAAGCCGGAATATGAATACAAAGAGTCGCTGAAAAAAGCAGCCGCCATGTTAAAGGCGATGGAACTTGCGGAGGATGCACACACATGA
- a CDS encoding general stress protein — MKQVIGLFDGEIDVIRKIEDLKVEGYDPAKITALTKDADVYLTIQNRTEANVETAGPSLKEKVKSIFTREKPVKDVLIDFGLSEEDAEKYHKELAKEKVLLVTDEQHSGTV; from the coding sequence ATGAAACAGGTAATTGGCTTATTTGATGGAGAAATTGATGTGATTCGTAAAATAGAAGATTTAAAAGTAGAAGGATATGATCCCGCTAAAATAACAGCTCTTACAAAGGATGCCGATGTATACTTAACCATCCAAAATCGGACGGAAGCAAATGTAGAAACCGCGGGCCCTTCCTTAAAAGAAAAAGTAAAATCGATTTTTACCCGTGAAAAGCCGGTGAAAGACGTACTTATTGACTTTGGTTTATCTGAAGAAGACGCGGAAAAGTATCACAAGGAGCTTGCAAAAGAAAAAGTGCTGCTCGTCACTGACGAACAGCACTCCGGTACTGTTTAA
- the pabA gene encoding aminodeoxychorismate/anthranilate synthase component II, with protein sequence MILMIDNYDSFTYNLVQYLGELGEDLVVRRNDEITVAAIEEMKPDFVMISPGPCTPNEAGISLETVEKLSGRVPLFGVCLGQQSIAQSFGGDVVRAERLMHGKTSPVFHDGKTIFKGLPSPFRATRYHSLIVKRETLPDCFEISAWTEEGEIMAIRHKTLAVEAVQFHPESIMTEYGKEMLQNFMDTYKERPCSHT encoded by the coding sequence ATGATTTTGATGATTGATAATTACGATTCATTTACGTATAACCTTGTTCAATATCTTGGAGAACTTGGTGAGGATCTGGTTGTCCGGCGGAATGATGAAATAACCGTTGCCGCCATTGAGGAGATGAAACCGGATTTTGTAATGATCAGCCCGGGACCGTGCACACCAAATGAAGCGGGAATCAGCCTGGAGACAGTTGAAAAGCTGTCAGGCCGGGTTCCGCTTTTTGGGGTTTGTCTTGGCCAGCAGTCGATTGCACAAAGCTTCGGCGGTGATGTTGTGCGCGCCGAGCGGCTGATGCACGGCAAGACGTCGCCTGTTTTTCATGATGGCAAAACCATTTTCAAAGGATTGCCAAGCCCATTTCGGGCGACCCGTTATCATTCACTGATTGTAAAAAGAGAGACACTGCCGGACTGCTTTGAGATATCGGCCTGGACAGAGGAAGGTGAAATTATGGCCATCCGCCATAAAACACTAGCGGTGGAAGCGGTCCAGTTTCATCCAGAGTCTATCATGACCGAATATGGAAAAGAAATGCTGCAAAACTTTATGGATACGTACAAGGAGCGGCCATGTTCACATACGTAA